A genomic stretch from Engraulis encrasicolus isolate BLACKSEA-1 chromosome 12, IST_EnEncr_1.0, whole genome shotgun sequence includes:
- the cep97 gene encoding centrosomal protein of 97 kDa, which translates to MGTEQPLTHNLNSCNTNSLVVDLSGQGRSKLDPNVLSCMDAHTLILDNNNIIKLENLDEGTEIKQLSVASNRLVRMMGVSKLKELRWLNLPNNSIGYIEGLKDLVHLEWLNLAGNNLKVMDELNYCVALQYLDLSDNNISAIGDITKLSNLKALHLHGNTITSLRTVPVYFPQTLTIVTLAENEIRDLNEVSYLASLCNLEHLSIMGNPCVMTPSSAPGCDCRPYVLSWCQTVKVLDGCAVSKEEQLQAEWMRSQGKSRSFHPGQHEALMKYLTSVCPLDDNSVFQLTDNANVGRVLHKPRSAGVCSPAESLPAGTGQQIINNLSERSSVYQATDLHKEENMLQERFSPSLSLVLNKDSSYLASDDVQTDEEKLHGTQLSSESFFLPVASYSTCPSMHTDEHDDKTDHHTRHPFQPVKSSSKTSGGGKCGNTFYPIVPLPILSHTQSYPSPMFGQKRSEVEGSLCPSWNTNTKTTSENECWSGNEKSAAIAERDGVAECSVVSAAVKIQAWWRGHMTRLHNAEAKEMQAEVRLHRMQEHIIYLTSELQRVRKEQQQERLQRMVQEEAVKSLWSQLQSLIAWQNTVTEKMKDSTVSSSWPCPPVAGSENH; encoded by the exons ATGGGGACAGAACAACCTCTTACACACAATTTAAACTCATGTAATACAAATA GCTTGGTGGTCGACCTGTCAGGACAAGGCAGAAGTAAATTGGATCCAAATGTACTTTCCTGTATGGACGCTCATACGCTCATCTTAGACAATAACAATATAATAAAGCTGGAAAATCTAGATGAAGGCACAGAAATTAAGCAG CTGTCAGTGGCAAGTAATCGACTGGTGCGGATGATGGGAGTGTCAAAGCTGAAAGAGCTACGATGGCTGAACCTTCCCAACAACAGCATTGGCTACATCGAAGGACTAAAGGACTTGGTGCACCTGGAATGGCTAAACCTGGCTGGTAATAACTTGAAG GTGATGGATGAGCTGAACTACTGTGTTGCACTGCAGTATCTGGACCTGTCAGATAACAACATATCTGCCATTGGCGATATCACTAAACTTTCTAATCTAAAG GCATTACATCTCCATGGAAACACAATCACATCTCTGCGAACTGTTCCAGTGTACTTTCCACAAACCTTAACGATAGTGACTTTGGCTGAAAATGAGATCAGAGACCTCAATGAG GTCTCATACCTAGCTTCTCTCTGCAACCTGGAACACCTGTCAATCATGGGTAACCCGTGTGTAATGACCCCGTCGAGCGCACCAGGCTGTGACTGCAGGCCGTATGTGCTGAGCTGGTGCCAAACTGTGAAGGTGCTGGATGGATGTGCGGTGTCCAAAGAGGAACA ACTGCAGGCAGAATGGATGCGTAGTCAAGGTAAAAGCCGTAGCTTTCACCCAGGACAGCATGAGGCCCTGATGAAGTACCTGACCTCGGTCTGCCCTCTGGATGACAATTCAGTATTTCAGCTTACAGACAATGCCAATGTAGGCAGAGTTCTACACAAGCCAAG gagtgcaggtgtgtgtagcCCTGCCGAATCCCTCCCTGCTGGTACAGGACAGCAAATTATAAACAATTTATCTGAGAGGAGTTCAGTATATCAGGCTACGGATCTCCACAAAGAAG AAAACATGTTGCAGGAGCGCTTCTCTCCCAGTCTTTCATTAGTCCTCAACAAAGATTCTTCTTACTTGGCGTCGGACGACGTGCAGACAGATGAGGAGAAGCTCCATGGCACTCAACTCTCTTCGGAGTCCTTCTTCCTCCCAGTGGCGTCCTACTCCACATGCCCCTCCATGCACACCGACGAGCACGATGACAAAACAGACCATCACACTCGTCATCCATTCCAGCCTGTGAAAAGTAGCAGCAAGACATCCGGAGGGGGAAAATGTGGAAATACGTTCTACCCCATTGTACCTTTGCCCATATTGTCTCACACACAAAGTTACCCATCTCCGATGTTTGGACAAAAGCGATCAGAAGTGGAGGGAAGCTTGTGTCCGTCGTGGAACACTAACACAAAAACTACGAGTGAAAATGAATGTTGGTCGGGAAACGAAAAATCGGCCGCCATtgcagagagggatggagtggcGGAGTGCTCTGTGGTATCGGCTGCAGTGAAAATCCAAGCGTGGTGGCGGGGCCACATGACGCGGCTTCACAACGCTGAGGCCAAAGAGATGCAAGCAGAGGTCCGTTTGCATCGCATGCAGGAGCACATCATCTACTTGACTTCAGAGTTGCAGAG GGTACGTAAAGAACAACAGCAAGAGAGGCTGCAGAGGATGGTTCAGGAGGAGGCTGTCAAGAGTCTGTGGAGTCAG CTCCAGTCCCTGATCGCATGGCAGAATACAGTCACAGAAAAGATGAAGGATTCTACTGTGTCCAGTTCCTGGCCCTGTCCTCCTGTTGCTGGTTCTGAAAATCATTGA